Proteins from a genomic interval of Actinomycetota bacterium:
- the bioA gene encoding adenosylmethionine--8-amino-7-oxononanoate transaminase: MDDRTADLVTRDHRYVWHPFTQQAAWVNDAPLVVERGEGCWLVTTDGRRFLDGNSSLWVNLWGHDRPELLAALHQQVDRLPHATFLGLTNPPAVELAERLVDLAPDGLTRVFFSENGAAAVEVALKMAFAFWRHRGDDQRRLFVCVDNAYHGDTLGAVSVGGFDTFHALYRDLLFETRRIPSPYCYRCPLGLTHPDCGLACADALDDVLTRDGHLVAAVITEPLVQGAAGMITAPDGHLARLRDICDRHGVLLIVDEVATGFGRTGATFACDLEAVAPDLLAIGKGLTGGYTAMSATLATEAIYDGFLGDPAQGRTFFHGHSYSGNPLAAAVANANLELLVAEDLPAIVRHKAAILADALVPTRDLPHVGDVRQRGLMCGIELVADRPTKTPFAAQLLAGKRVCEALVDDGIILRPLGDVVVLMPAPAMDDDDLRHLAGATTAAIDRVTRELAR, encoded by the coding sequence ATGGACGACCGCACGGCCGACCTCGTCACCCGCGACCACCGTTACGTGTGGCACCCGTTCACGCAGCAGGCCGCCTGGGTGAACGACGCCCCGCTGGTGGTCGAGCGCGGGGAGGGCTGCTGGCTCGTCACCACCGACGGGCGCCGGTTCCTCGACGGCAACTCCTCGCTGTGGGTCAACCTGTGGGGCCACGACCGCCCGGAGCTCCTCGCGGCCCTGCACCAGCAGGTGGACCGCCTGCCGCACGCCACCTTCCTGGGGTTGACCAACCCGCCCGCGGTCGAGCTGGCCGAGCGGCTGGTCGATCTCGCGCCCGACGGGTTGACCCGGGTCTTCTTCAGCGAGAACGGGGCGGCCGCGGTCGAGGTGGCCCTGAAGATGGCGTTCGCGTTCTGGCGGCACCGCGGCGACGATCAGCGGCGGCTGTTCGTCTGCGTCGACAACGCCTACCACGGTGACACGCTCGGTGCGGTCAGCGTCGGCGGCTTCGACACGTTCCACGCCCTGTACCGCGACCTGCTGTTCGAGACCCGCCGGATCCCGTCGCCGTACTGCTACCGCTGTCCGCTGGGCCTCACCCACCCGGACTGCGGCCTGGCCTGCGCCGACGCGCTCGACGACGTCCTGACCCGCGACGGTCACCTGGTCGCCGCCGTCATCACCGAGCCGCTGGTGCAGGGCGCCGCCGGGATGATCACCGCACCCGACGGCCACCTCGCGCGCCTGCGCGACATCTGCGACCGTCACGGGGTCCTCCTGATCGTCGACGAGGTCGCCACCGGCTTCGGTCGGACCGGGGCGACGTTCGCCTGTGACCTCGAAGCGGTCGCACCCGACCTGTTGGCGATCGGGAAGGGCCTGACGGGCGGGTACACGGCGATGAGCGCCACGCTGGCCACCGAAGCGATCTACGACGGGTTCCTCGGCGACCCGGCCCAGGGCCGCACGTTCTTCCACGGCCACTCCTACTCCGGGAACCCGCTGGCCGCCGCCGTCGCGAACGCCAACCTGGAGCTGCTGGTCGCCGAGGATCTGCCGGCGATCGTCCGTCACAAGGCCGCCATCCTGGCCGACGCGCTGGTCCCGACCCGGGACCTGCCGCACGTCGGCGATGTCCGCCAGCGCGGCCTGATGTGCGGCATCGAGCTGGTCGCCGACCGCCCCACCAAGACGCCGTTCGCCGCGCAGCTCCTGGCCGGTAAACGGGTCTGCGAGGCGCTGGTCGACGACGGGATCATCCTGCGACCACTGGGCGACGTCGTCGTCCTGATGCCGGCACCGGCCATGGACGACGACGACCTGCGTCACCTGGCGGGAGCCACCACCGCAGCGATCGACCGCGTCACCCGCGAGCTGGCTCGGTGA
- a CDS encoding PadR family transcriptional regulator translates to MDPTQLLKGVLDLAVLAVLAAEDGYGYDIVRRLRESGLDGIGDASVYGTLRRLFHSGLLTSYVKPSDEGPNRKYYALNDAGRDQLEVAAKDWRRFAETVDHLLPERLAA, encoded by the coding sequence GTGGACCCGACGCAGCTGCTGAAAGGCGTCCTCGATCTGGCGGTCCTGGCGGTGCTGGCGGCCGAGGACGGCTACGGCTACGACATCGTCCGCCGGCTCCGCGAGAGCGGGCTCGACGGCATCGGGGACGCCTCGGTGTACGGGACGCTGCGTCGCCTGTTCCACTCGGGTCTGCTGACCTCCTACGTCAAGCCGTCGGACGAGGGTCCGAACCGCAAGTACTACGCCCTCAACGACGCCGGCCGCGATCAACTGGAGGTCGCCGCGAAGGACTGGCGTCGGTTCGCCGAGACCGTCGACCACCTGCTGCCCGAGAGGCTTGCCGCATGA
- a CDS encoding NYN domain-containing protein, translating to MDDTQEDRLAVYIDYENLAIGARDTGYRFDVSALADILAERGRLVVRRAYADWHLFSDDRRSLVDGHVELIDIPQRADSVRKNAADIKMAVDAMELAFTSQYVSTFVIVSGDSDFTPLVNKLRALNKRVIGVGVQGSTSSMLPPACDEFIFYDRLDNAPRRDGRPARATRPKEGRAPRDSVHDLNRLVTQTLSGLQRSSTGPVYASSLKRALLRKDPTFSEADYGFRAFTELLRHLESEGHLELSEGPAQGDPQVDFAETSGGEQEAFDLLVDVVRDLQERNGDEPPLSGLKDQIRKRDAEFSEKDFGFSSFLQFVKAADTRGLIDLTFDEDDAEYYLRATAR from the coding sequence ATGGACGACACGCAGGAAGATCGGCTCGCGGTCTACATCGACTACGAGAACCTCGCGATCGGCGCACGCGACACCGGGTACCGGTTCGACGTCAGCGCGCTCGCGGACATCCTCGCCGAGCGTGGCCGGCTGGTGGTGCGCCGGGCGTACGCCGACTGGCACCTTTTCAGCGACGACCGTCGCTCGCTGGTCGACGGCCACGTCGAGTTGATCGACATCCCGCAGCGAGCGGACTCGGTGCGCAAGAACGCCGCGGACATCAAGATGGCGGTGGACGCGATGGAGCTGGCGTTCACCAGCCAGTACGTGTCCACGTTCGTGATCGTGTCCGGTGACTCGGACTTCACGCCGCTTGTCAACAAGCTGAGAGCGCTGAACAAGCGGGTGATCGGCGTGGGCGTGCAGGGATCGACCTCATCGATGCTCCCGCCCGCCTGTGACGAGTTCATCTTCTACGACCGGCTGGACAACGCTCCGCGGCGGGACGGCCGTCCGGCCCGCGCGACGCGCCCGAAGGAAGGTCGCGCACCACGCGACAGCGTCCACGACCTCAACCGGCTCGTCACGCAGACGCTGTCCGGCCTGCAACGGTCATCGACCGGCCCGGTCTACGCCTCGAGCCTCAAGCGGGCGCTGCTCCGCAAGGACCCCACGTTCTCGGAGGCGGACTACGGGTTCCGGGCGTTCACCGAGCTGCTCCGCCACCTGGAATCGGAAGGTCACCTAGAGCTGTCGGAGGGACCAGCTCAGGGTGATCCGCAGGTCGACTTCGCGGAGACCAGCGGCGGTGAGCAGGAGGCGTTCGACCTCCTCGTCGACGTGGTCCGCGACCTGCAGGAGCGGAACGGCGACGAGCCGCCCCTTTCCGGTCTGAAGGACCAGATCCGCAAGCGGGACGCCGAGTTCTCCGAGAAGGACTTCGGGTTCTCCAGCTTCCTGCAGTTCGTCAAAGCCGCGGACACCCGCGGGCTGATCGACCTGACGTTCGATGAGGACGACGCCGAGTACTACCTGCGCGCCACCGCCCGTTGA
- a CDS encoding HNH endonuclease, with amino-acid sequence MLGSDVAAAAEVGIDGDGGGGGDLLQALVAVVDAIVAVDAATLPAGEEARWVQVLDTQTNRLSAAKLAAVATMARRGTHRRLGQRSLQGWLQSNLRMTATQAKKDTDTATALDAGLSSTRDALADGDISVDHATAITQAAKTLPDAHDAERLLLAEADRGDAGRVRQLGRRLQAAADADAAARRDGRRAYEQRTFTLTPDGHGSVFTQGRLHQLAGERLAEALHALAAPHDTDDARSYGQRMADALETLADMALRGGRLPVNGGVTPQITAVVPLATLEARAGRAADPATLSWSGPCRPQALEQLCCEADMAWLVTDCDHRPLWLGRTRRYASPDQRDAARVRDGGCRWPGCSMPLSWCVLHHVDWWEPDGRTDIHRLIPLCAAHHAMHHHGGWDIALDDHATVTTTSPDRATALRETATQARARHTGRTDLAHITGRDDLADITGRTDLADLTGRTDRAEVVQPGDNGRSSSGGGGSGGTPRRHTPRRSRRGSDDPAPDTRARRTVSSETRGVYRVGIEPRAGSRRAARDRAGAHARGHAVSCGERGGARPNRRR; translated from the coding sequence GTGCTCGGGTCAGACGTCGCCGCGGCTGCCGAGGTGGGCATCGACGGGGACGGCGGCGGCGGTGGTGACCTGTTGCAAGCCCTGGTGGCCGTTGTCGACGCGATCGTGGCGGTCGACGCGGCGACCTTGCCCGCCGGGGAGGAGGCGCGCTGGGTGCAGGTGCTGGACACCCAGACGAACCGGCTGTCCGCGGCGAAGCTGGCGGCGGTTGCGACCATGGCGCGCCGTGGGACCCACCGGCGGTTGGGTCAGCGGTCCCTGCAGGGCTGGCTGCAGTCCAACCTGCGCATGACCGCCACGCAAGCCAAGAAGGACACCGACACCGCCACCGCCTTGGACGCCGGGCTGTCGTCGACCCGCGACGCGTTGGCCGACGGTGACATCAGCGTCGATCACGCCACCGCGATCACCCAAGCCGCCAAGACCCTGCCGGACGCCCACGACGCGGAGCGCCTGCTGCTGGCCGAAGCCGACCGCGGCGACGCCGGTCGGGTGCGCCAGCTGGGTCGGCGACTGCAAGCAGCCGCCGACGCGGACGCGGCCGCCCGCCGCGACGGGCGCCGGGCCTACGAACAACGCACCTTCACCCTGACACCCGACGGGCACGGGTCGGTGTTCACCCAAGGGCGGCTGCACCAGCTGGCCGGTGAACGCCTGGCTGAGGCGCTGCACGCCCTGGCCGCCCCCCACGACACCGACGATGCGCGCTCCTACGGCCAGCGCATGGCCGACGCGCTGGAAACGCTGGCCGACATGGCCCTGCGCGGAGGGCGCCTACCCGTCAACGGTGGGGTCACGCCGCAGATCACCGCGGTCGTGCCGCTCGCCACCCTGGAAGCGCGGGCGGGGCGCGCCGCCGACCCCGCGACCTTGTCGTGGTCGGGGCCCTGTCGCCCGCAGGCGTTGGAGCAGCTGTGCTGCGAGGCCGACATGGCGTGGCTGGTCACCGACTGCGACCACCGCCCGCTGTGGCTCGGGCGCACCCGCCGCTACGCCAGCCCCGACCAGCGCGACGCCGCCCGGGTGCGAGACGGCGGGTGCCGCTGGCCCGGATGCTCCATGCCGCTCTCCTGGTGTGTGCTGCACCACGTCGACTGGTGGGAACCAGACGGTCGAACCGACATCCACCGGCTGATCCCCCTGTGCGCCGCCCACCACGCCATGCACCACCACGGCGGCTGGGACATCGCCCTCGACGACCACGCGACCGTCACCACCACCTCTCCGGACCGCGCAACCGCGCTGCGCGAGACCGCCACCCAAGCCCGCGCCCGCCACACCGGCCGCACCGACCTGGCCCACATCACCGGCCGCGACGACCTGGCCGACATCACCGGCCGCACGGACCTGGCCGACCTCACCGGCCGCACCGACCGCGCCGAGGTGGTGCAGCCCGGCGACAACGGCCGCAGCAGTAGTGGCGGTGGCGGAAGCGGCGGCACACCCAGACGTCACACCCCGAGACGCAGCAGGCGCGGAAGCGACGACCCGGCCCCCGACACGCGCGCACGGCGCACCGTGAGCAGCGAGACCCGTGGCGTCTACCGCGTCGGCATCGAGCCACGAGCCGGATCCCGACGCGCCGCACGAGACAGAGCAGGAGCACACGCGCGCGGACACGCTGTCAGCTGCGGCGAGCGTGGCGGTGCGCGACCCAACCGTCGGCGATGA